In Mycteria americana isolate JAX WOST 10 ecotype Jacksonville Zoo and Gardens chromosome 5, USCA_MyAme_1.0, whole genome shotgun sequence, one DNA window encodes the following:
- the ZBTB42 gene encoding zinc finger and BTB domain-containing protein 42, whose product MEFPDHSRQLLQCLSQQRHQGFLCDCTVLVGEAQFRAHRAVLASCSMYFHLFYRDQLDKRDIVHLNSDIVTAPAFSLLLEFMYEGKLEFNSLPVEDVLAAASYLHMYDIVKVCKGKLKDKELCSEEKINDEAASLEKAEHFLDAGVPLVHEFDPGNKQKFSVAEYERAAGKEKVSSHPAWSSDHISVSSVPTEAEPCATAAGKTKANVNSSTGPLSQRSVNHPLASSDVDCALDLSFKPVPGRDSLHPSYVFGQLASDSQQQGTEPLVKDEQDLLSDQEDGEARSPESQHFGNSAKSLVTGLGHMFAGNGSSHAREEDIDQERDESEDDMDSSDISSSGVLVPPGHICICPLCSKVFPSPHILQLHLSSHFRDRDGSRTRLSPDGSVPTCTLCGKTFSCMYTLKRHERTHSGEKPYTCGQCGKSFQYSHNLSRHAVVHTREKPHGCKWCERRFTQSGDLYRHIRKFHCGLVKSLVV is encoded by the coding sequence ATGGAGTTTCCAGACCATAGCCGCCAGTTGCTGCAGTGTCTGAGTCAGCAGCGTCACCAGGGCTTCCTGTGTGACTGTACTGTTTTAGTTGGAGAAGCTCAATTCAGAGCTCACAGAGCCGTTCTTGCCTCTTGCAGTATGTACTTCCATCTTTTCTACAGGGACCAGTTAGACAAAAGGGATATTGTGCATCTGAACAGTGACATTGTCACAGCCCCTGCCTTCAGCCTGCTGCTCGAATTCATGTACGAGGGAAAGCTGGAATTCAACAGTCTCCCGGTTGAAGATGTGCTGGCTGCGGCTAGCTACCTTCACATGTATGACATTGTGAAAGTCTGCAAGGGCAAGTTGAAAGATAAAGAATTATGTTCGGAAGAGAAGATTAATGATGAGGCGGCTAGTTTGGAGAAAGCGGAGCATTTTCTAGACGCCGGAGTGCCCCTGGTCCACGAGTTTGAcccaggaaacaaacaaaaattcagcGTTGCAGAATACGAGAGAGCAGCAGGCAAAGAAAAGGTCAGCAGTCACCCCGCCTGGTCCTCTGATCATATAAGTGTCAGCTCTGTGCCGACAGAGGCAGAACCGTGCgccacagcagctggaaaaacaaaggcTAATGTCAATAGTTCCACAGGACCTTTGTCCCAAAGGTCTGTTAACCATCCCCTGGCTTCGAGTGATGTGGACTGCGCGCTGGATTTGTCTTTCAAGCCCGTGCCGGGGAGAGATTCCTTACACCCCTCCTATGTCTTTGGACAGCTGGCTTccgacagccagcagcagggtaCCGAGCCACTTGTTAAAGATGAACAAGACTTGCTGTCAGATCAGGAGGACGGCGAAGCCAGGAGTCCGGAGAGTCAGCATTTTGGGAATTCAGCCAAAAGCCTAGTGACAGGGTTAGGACACATGTTCGCGGGGAATGGCAGCTCTCATGCCCGAGAGGAGGATATAGATCAAGAGCGAGACGAGAGCGAGGACGACATGGATTCGTCGGACATCTCCTCCTCGGGCGTCCTCGTGCCTCCCGGGCATATCTGCATTTGCCCGCTCTGTAGCAAGGTGTTCCCGAGCCCGCACATCCTTCAGCTGCACCTGAGCTCTCACTTTCGCGACAGGGACGGCTCCCGGACCCGCCTGTCCCCCGACGGCTCGGTCCCCACTTGTACCCTCTGCGGAAAGACTTTTTCTTGCATGTACACGTTAAAGAGGCACGAGAGGACTCACTCGGGGGAGAAGCCCTACACCTGCGGCCAGTGCGGAAAGAGCTTCCAGTATTCCCACAACCTCAGCCGCCACGCGGTCGTGCACACCAGGGAGAAACCCCACGGGTGCAAGTGGTGCGAGAGACGGTTCACGCAGTCTGGCGATTTGTACAGGCATATCCGCAAATTTCATTGTGGCCTTGTAAAGTCCTTAGTTGTTTGA